A genomic region of Porticoccaceae bacterium LTM1 contains the following coding sequences:
- the arsJ gene encoding organoarsenical effux MFS transporter ArsJ — MALNENIRQYLIITGNYWAFTLTDGALRMLVVLHFHQLGYSPLAIAMLFLFYEFFGVVTNLVGGWLGARLGLNKTMNIGLLLQVGALLMLTVPATFLTVPWVMAAQALSGIAKDLNKMSAKSAVKTLVPDDAQGKLYKWVAILTGSKNTLKGVGFFLGGALLTLFGFGNAVLAMALALLVVWLFSLVTLKKDLGKSKAKPKFTQIFSKSRSINILSAARLFLFGARDVWFVVALPVFLSAALNWDHWAVGSFLALWVIGYGVIQSLAPAITRNRHKHTPDGRTAFGWGATLAVSPALIATGLWLNWPTEQLLVIGLIIFGVLFAINSSLHSYLIVNYANEEHASMDVGFYYMANAMGRLIGTVLSGWVYQSAGLTACLLVSTGFVAIATLISCALPRGLQQNN, encoded by the coding sequence ATGGCGCTGAACGAGAATATCAGGCAGTACCTGATCATCACCGGCAATTACTGGGCATTTACCCTCACCGACGGGGCCCTGCGCATGTTGGTGGTACTGCATTTTCACCAGCTGGGTTACAGCCCGCTGGCCATCGCTATGCTGTTTCTGTTTTACGAGTTTTTTGGCGTTGTCACCAATCTGGTGGGCGGCTGGCTGGGCGCTCGACTCGGTTTGAACAAAACCATGAATATCGGCCTGCTGTTGCAAGTCGGTGCTCTGCTGATGTTAACCGTTCCTGCCACTTTCTTGACTGTACCCTGGGTAATGGCTGCACAAGCGCTGTCCGGTATTGCCAAAGACCTCAATAAAATGAGTGCCAAGAGCGCAGTTAAAACCCTGGTGCCAGACGATGCCCAGGGTAAGTTGTACAAATGGGTGGCGATTCTTACAGGCTCAAAGAACACCCTGAAAGGTGTCGGCTTCTTTTTAGGCGGTGCCCTGCTCACTCTGTTTGGTTTTGGGAACGCTGTGTTAGCGATGGCACTGGCATTACTGGTGGTCTGGTTATTCAGCCTGGTTACACTGAAAAAAGACCTTGGCAAATCCAAAGCAAAACCTAAATTCACCCAGATTTTTTCCAAAAGTCGCTCAATCAATATTCTCTCTGCGGCACGACTGTTTTTATTTGGCGCAAGGGATGTCTGGTTTGTGGTCGCCCTGCCGGTATTTTTGAGCGCCGCTCTCAACTGGGACCACTGGGCGGTAGGCAGTTTTCTGGCGCTCTGGGTTATAGGTTACGGTGTGATTCAATCACTTGCACCCGCCATTACCCGCAATCGCCACAAACACACACCAGATGGTCGTACTGCATTTGGCTGGGGTGCCACTCTTGCTGTCTCTCCGGCACTCATCGCCACCGGCCTGTGGCTGAACTGGCCTACCGAACAGCTTTTGGTAATCGGACTGATTATTTTTGGAGTTCTTTTTGCCATTAACTCCTCACTGCACAGCTACCTGATTGTGAATTATGCCAACGAAGAACACGCCTCAATGGATGTGGGCTTTTACTATATGGCCAATGCCATGGGGCGTTTAATCGGCACCGTATTGTCCGGCTGGGTCTACCAGTCTGCCGGACTGACGGCGTGCCTTCTGGTTTCTACAGGCTTCGTGGCAATAGCCACATTGATCTCCTGTGCTTTACCGAGAGGTTTACAGCAAAATAACTAG